The proteins below are encoded in one region of Scyliorhinus torazame isolate Kashiwa2021f chromosome 16, sScyTor2.1, whole genome shotgun sequence:
- the adrb1 gene encoding beta-1 adrenergic receptor encodes MGDGGNPADFVNRSATIIFVNPANGVSPSAPEQRLPDDGHDRAQWVVGMGTVMAIIVLTTVLGNLLVVLAVAKNQRLHTLTNLFIVSLACADLVMGLLVVPFGATVVVRGTWLYGSVFCEIWTSVDVLCVTASIETLCVIAIDRYIAITSPFRYQTLLTKARARGIVCVVWLISALISLLPILMHWWRDDDPEALRCYNDPCCCDFVTNKAYALASSTISFYLPLLIMIFVYARVFQEAKKQMKKIDKCEGRFYTSHFIPNGRSARRRPSRIIAMKDHKALKTLGIIMGTFTLCWLPFFLANVAKAFRADIVPDNLFLFFNWLGYVNSAFNPIIYCKSPDFRAAFKRLLFCPGPADSRLYTGSGEFTPCSGMFGSTLDPRGLESWSDWNRTQEGDEGQLDRQQQQDESQRAGDEESHF; translated from the coding sequence ATGGGAGACGGCGGCAACCCCGCCGACTTCGTGAACCGATCGGCCACCATCATCTTCGTTAACCCTGCGAACGGGGTAAGTCCCAGCGCGCCCGAGCAGCGGCTGCCCGATGATGGCCATGACCGTGCCCAGTGGGTGGTCGGCATGGGCACGGTCATGGCCATCATCGTCCTCACCACCGTACTGGGCAACCTGCTGGTGGTCCTGGCCGTCGCCAAGAACCAGCGGCTCCACACGCTGACCAACCTGTTCATCGTGTCCCTGGCCTGCGCCGACCTGGTCATGGGCTTGTTGGTCGTCCCTTTTGGCGCCACCGTGGTTGTCCGCGGCACCTGGCTGTACGGTTCGGTTTTCTGTGAGATCTGGACTTCAGTGGATGTCCTGTGCGTGACTGCCAGCATCGAAACTTTGTGTGTGATCGCCATCGACAGATACATCGCCATCACCTCGCCCTTCCGCTACCAGACCCTGCTGACTAAAGCCAGGGCGCGGGGCATCGTGTGTGTGGTCTGGTTAATCTCTGCCCTCATCTCGCTGCTGCCCATCCTCATGCACTGGTGGAGAGACGATGACCCCGAGGCCCTCCGCTGTTACAATGACCCTTGCTGCTGCGATTTTGTCACCAACAAGGCGTACGCTCTCGCCTCCTCCACTATTTCATTCTACCTGCCTTTGCTCATCATGATATTTGTCTACGCGCGAGTCTTTCAAGAAGCCAAGAAGCAAATGAAGAAGATAGACAAGTGCGAGGGGAGGTTTTACACCAGTCACTTTATCCCAAACGGCCGCTCAGCCCGCAGGAGACCCTCCAGGATTATAGCCATGAAGGACCACAAGGCTCTGAAGACTCTGGGGATTATTATGGGGACGTTCACCCTTTGCTGGCTGCCCTTCTTCCTGGCCAATGTGGCCAAGGCGTTCCGCGCGGACATAGTGCCCGACAATCTCTTCTTATTCTTCAACTGGCTGGGCTATGTCAACTCAGCGTTCAACCCCATCATTTACTGCAAGAGCCCCGATTTCCGAGCTGCCTTTAAAAGGTTACTCTTCTGCCCCGGCCCGGCAGACAGCAGGCTCTACACGGGCTCCGGGGAATTCACCCCTTGCTCGGGAATGTTTGGGAGCACTCTGGATCCCAGAGGCCTGGAGAGCTGGTCAGATTGGAACAGGACGCAGGAGGGGGACGAAGGCCAGTTGGACAGGCAACAGCAGCAGGATGAGAGCCAGCGAGCTGGAGATGAGGAATCGCACTTCTAG